The Heyndrickxia acidicola sequence GAAAAGAGCCTATTTAAAAAACCATTTTAATCATACAGAACACGTATATTGATAGATTGTGATTGCTATTTGAATTTTTAAAAAATAAAACTATAAATCTGGGAGTGTTTTGATTGGATATTAACCAACAAATGAAAAAACTTAGCAAAAGAAAACCGGATATTCTAGGGATTGAAGACTTTTCAAAGTTTGGCATTCTAATTCCTCTAATAAATAAAAACGGGGAGGATCATGTTTTGTTTGAAGTCAGATCCTCCCATCTGAGAAGGCAGCCGGGTGAAATATGTTTTCCAGGAGGCAGGATAGAGGAAACTGATCCAACCCCAATTGATGCAGCCATTAGAGAAACTAGTGAAGAGTTGGGGATTTTAAGTCAGGATATTACTAATGTTATTCCGTTGGACCATATGCTGTCTGCATTTGGATCAAGATTGATTTATCCTTGCGCTGGAATGATTAAAAAGACTGCGGAGATTCAACCAAATCCAGAAGAGGTTGAAGAGGTTTTTACCATTCCTGTAGAAAAGCTAATGGAAATGACACCAAAGGTATATAAAATTGGCTTTCAAATTAAACCTGAGGAAAACTTTCCTTTCCATTTAATTAACGGGGGAAAAGAGTACAACTGGCAAATACGTCAGGTTGATGAGTTGTTTTATCAATGGGAAAATCGGGTAATATGGGGACTTACAGCTAGTTTATTAAAGCATTTCCTGGATTTAGTGAAAACCACTTAAATGAATAGCTTTGTTAAAGGGCTCTGGTATTTTTAGCTCATACACTAAAGAAAGATGTCACATCCTGCGCTTCCCTGGGTAATTACAGTTTTGGGTTTGCATCAGCTAGTTTGGATAACCTGTTGTAACAGGTGAATGAATACGAAATACCAGCTTAGGATTGAAGTGAATTTACTAGTGGTAAATAGATAAAAACGGCGTGGATGTGATAGCATGAGTGATGGAAAAATCTGTATTTCGCTGACATGGAAAGCAGGGAAATACTTTCGGCAGAAGCTGGCAAGGAAGCAGAAGGGCATTATCAAATTCAGGCTACGGATAAAGAATTAAGACAGTTAAATGAGCTTTTTCATGAAGTAAATAAAGCGGATTGGAAAACTTACGGCCGGGCACAAGTTCCATTTCTTGAATACCATCATGATCCCCAAAATGATGAATACGACGATAAACTGAGAGAGATTTACAAGATGCTGTACGAGCTTGGAAATAAAGAGTCAAAAAAACATATTGCTAGGATGGGAATATTAAATAGTTATGATGGTGCGAAATAAGGGAGAAGGCCGTCTTTCTAAAAAGATTCTGATTGTAAATTAATGTTAGTTAGCTCATTTTACTTTTAGGTGAGTTAAAACCGAACCTCGATTTTTAATCTTTTTTTTGTGTCAAAAGTTAATTGAAAGTATAGAATACGCACACTTTAATAGTGCAATATATAGAAGAGATTCACGCAGCCTGAAGAATTCTGTTAGGGGGATGCTGTAATATTGGGCACTTGTAAGCTTTGTGAGAGAAAAGAAATTGAGCTGACGGTTCATCATTTAATCCCAAAAGAGGAGGGGGGAGCGTTTCTGAAAACAGCCCTCCTATGTAAGGCATGTCATAAACAAATTCATACCTTGTATTCAAATAAAG is a genomic window containing:
- a CDS encoding NUDIX hydrolase; the encoded protein is MDINQQMKKLSKRKPDILGIEDFSKFGILIPLINKNGEDHVLFEVRSSHLRRQPGEICFPGGRIEETDPTPIDAAIRETSEELGILSQDITNVIPLDHMLSAFGSRLIYPCAGMIKKTAEIQPNPEEVEEVFTIPVEKLMEMTPKVYKIGFQIKPEENFPFHLINGGKEYNWQIRQVDELFYQWENRVIWGLTASLLKHFLDLVKTT
- a CDS encoding HNH endonuclease — protein: MLGTCKLCERKEIELTVHHLIPKEEGGAFLKTALLCKACHKQIHTLYSNKEIALRLYSIPLLKDDEEMKGYLKWIKKQPSSKTVRTKKKRRK